From Streptosporangium album, the proteins below share one genomic window:
- a CDS encoding ATP-binding protein — translation MSRASRARSRLAVRYFDDRILLTDSSVWAYFRLPTVSYEFITSEEREALATNITIALATIRMPDAEVHLRVAHRTYPAAEWAMALNATSDEGPGWRDYLEEMYRHVWAKDFWSKEVYLGVRLGARGRQLGAGVLSQLFGFYQRSEKALGIEDDHVPKAEITKWSEQAERLGRALSASALYARHATSTEIAWLFQHAATGSLGDPPASASPKRRWGQGEIESLVEGQIHNGRSLLRIEQPHGDSYVANLSFARFPDMMPFPDGEPWMHFADQLPFPVEVSSRMRLISPVKASKDVARKLAHARDMDIHIREAGAEAPLALAEQIDAARMLEHGITKERLPFVYGWHRLIVSAPTEEICVQRVEAVVEHYRDMGIDIVNSTGDQFSLFCEALPGERVRVNAYAQRQPLRTIAGGMATATVDLGDRMDEGKSGWMGPYVGETLGRARSIVHFDPLVAATRNRPTAIAITGEPGGGKTTLALLMIYQMALRGVTVAVIDPKGDADSLVQLLQRRGRKARIIPLGSAAPGLLDPFSFGEDIAAKKTMASETLRLLLPRMSEERESAMIQAVAAVSNGENPSLGKVVDFLERTEDAASRNLGAVLRSMSDMHLARLCFDPSGGDQIDTEGWTTVFTLGGLTLPDASTARDDYSYEQRLSVALLYLVAQFARGLMNGLDRRTPKAIFLDEAWAITSTPEGAKLVPEVSRMGRSRNTALVLVSQNAGDLLNEQVTNCLSSVFAFRSTERVEVEHVMALLGVEPSEEHKAILRSLGNGECVFRDLEGRAGRIGVDLISDELLRWLDTNPTHDRPDENVHDPSEGDRVSRPGAAALEVRS, via the coding sequence GTGAGCCGGGCCTCGCGGGCACGCAGCCGCCTCGCCGTCCGTTACTTCGACGATCGGATCCTGCTGACCGACTCGTCGGTCTGGGCCTACTTCCGGTTGCCGACCGTGAGCTACGAGTTCATCACGTCCGAGGAGCGGGAGGCGCTCGCCACCAACATCACGATCGCGCTGGCGACGATCCGGATGCCGGACGCGGAGGTGCACCTGCGGGTGGCGCATCGCACCTACCCGGCGGCCGAGTGGGCGATGGCGCTGAACGCCACCTCCGACGAGGGCCCCGGCTGGCGCGACTACCTGGAGGAGATGTACCGGCACGTCTGGGCGAAGGACTTCTGGAGCAAGGAGGTCTACCTGGGCGTACGGCTCGGCGCGCGCGGCAGGCAGCTCGGCGCCGGGGTGCTGTCCCAGCTCTTCGGCTTCTACCAGCGCAGCGAGAAGGCCCTGGGCATCGAGGACGACCATGTCCCCAAGGCGGAGATCACCAAGTGGTCCGAGCAGGCCGAACGGCTGGGCCGGGCGCTGTCGGCGAGTGCCCTGTACGCCCGGCACGCCACCTCCACCGAGATCGCCTGGCTCTTCCAGCACGCCGCGACCGGCTCCCTCGGCGATCCGCCGGCCTCGGCCAGCCCCAAGCGGCGGTGGGGGCAGGGCGAGATCGAGTCCCTGGTCGAGGGGCAGATCCACAACGGCAGGTCGCTGCTCCGGATCGAGCAGCCACACGGCGACTCCTATGTCGCGAACCTGTCCTTCGCCCGGTTCCCGGACATGATGCCCTTCCCCGACGGCGAGCCGTGGATGCACTTCGCCGACCAGCTGCCCTTCCCCGTGGAGGTCAGTTCGAGGATGCGGCTGATCTCGCCGGTCAAGGCCAGCAAGGACGTGGCGCGCAAGCTCGCCCACGCCCGTGACATGGACATCCACATCCGGGAGGCGGGCGCGGAGGCGCCGCTGGCGCTGGCCGAGCAGATCGACGCGGCCCGGATGCTGGAGCACGGCATCACCAAGGAGCGCCTGCCCTTCGTGTACGGCTGGCACCGGCTGATCGTGTCCGCCCCGACCGAGGAGATCTGCGTGCAGCGGGTCGAGGCGGTCGTGGAGCACTACCGCGACATGGGCATCGACATCGTCAACTCCACCGGTGACCAGTTCTCGCTGTTCTGCGAGGCGTTGCCGGGCGAGCGGGTCCGGGTCAACGCCTACGCCCAGCGGCAGCCGCTGCGCACCATCGCGGGCGGCATGGCGACCGCCACCGTGGATCTGGGCGACCGGATGGACGAGGGCAAGTCCGGCTGGATGGGACCGTACGTCGGGGAGACCCTGGGCCGGGCCCGGAGCATCGTGCACTTCGACCCGCTGGTGGCCGCCACGCGCAACCGGCCGACGGCCATCGCGATCACGGGTGAGCCCGGCGGCGGCAAGACCACGCTGGCACTGCTGATGATCTACCAGATGGCGTTGCGCGGCGTGACGGTCGCGGTCATCGACCCCAAGGGCGACGCCGACTCCCTGGTCCAGCTGCTGCAGAGGCGTGGCAGGAAGGCCCGGATCATCCCGCTCGGCTCGGCCGCGCCGGGCCTGCTCGACCCCTTCTCCTTCGGAGAAGACATCGCCGCCAAGAAGACGATGGCCAGCGAGACGCTGCGGCTGCTGCTCCCGCGCATGTCGGAGGAGCGGGAGTCGGCGATGATCCAGGCGGTCGCGGCGGTCTCCAACGGGGAGAACCCCTCGCTGGGCAAGGTCGTCGACTTCCTGGAACGGACCGAGGACGCCGCCTCCAGAAACCTGGGCGCGGTGCTCCGCTCGATGTCGGACATGCATCTGGCCCGGCTCTGCTTCGACCCCTCCGGCGGCGACCAGATCGACACCGAGGGGTGGACGACGGTCTTCACCCTCGGCGGGCTGACCCTTCCCGACGCCTCCACCGCCCGCGACGACTACTCCTACGAGCAGCGGCTGTCCGTGGCGCTGCTCTACCTGGTCGCTCAGTTCGCCCGGGGCCTGATGAACGGCCTGGACCGGCGGACGCCCAAGGCGATCTTCCTGGACGAGGCCTGGGCGATCACCTCGACGCCGGAGGGCGCCAAGCTGGTGCCCGAGGTCAGCCGGATGGGGCGTTCCCGCAACACCGCCCTGGTGCTGGTCTCACAGAACGCCGGTGACCTGCTGAACGAGCAGGTGACGAACTGCCTGTCGTCGGTGTTCGCGTTCCGCTCCACCGAGCGGGTCGAGGTGGAGCACGTGATGGCGCTGCTCGGGGTCGAGCCCTCCGAGGAGCACAAGGCGATACTGCGCTCACTGGGCAACGGCGA
- a CDS encoding TcpE family conjugal transfer membrane protein has translation MDLPTYTNIWRIEKRLYKLYDLRLPMPLPIVWIGVFVGVVVPWSLLLYLLGLPLEAPWHVVYLVPPGIVTWLSTRPVIESKRLTELLQSQLRYVGEPRTWCRMAPTSEPSEISLTGRVWRAAPQRAAPVRVKSSRRARHAQAKRAASSRQVRPAVAAAAAAAAAGPAAREQVAWGTAPAPRRGTAPALGQATAETPGGGTPAVSVPETPVERVFLAPPPMTSGARVKAQADPAPAMPPAPVSATGSERAPAAPAAPIDTEALRRLRRLAASAEAERATAPPPAQPERPVSAERSVPADRPVSAGRSVSADRLVSAAPPSVDRPLPAERSAPTDRSPAAAEHAEQSPATPRFVGPAPTGRRPATPRVKADESPAEPETGRDEDPWARYREDQPGAQAAETRRARPQERPAGTPPGISIRAVPSGAEDKADPVTPAVALPKAPQGEARVRRVESVVGRDSSGGWRRLAQVVIGPGGTGRMDGAEVDEARARAVFNGSRRVVVLGCTGGAGQTTTALMLGHTLARYREDRVLAVDAGVGIHALSSRIQGESPETLTSLLAGLDNVHGYLGMRAYTSRCASGLEVIAGDSDSGAEQRLSDRTLFSDRRLSQTMDMLDRHYKLIVMDPAAALAARVLPYADQLVLVVPASQDGPDAVAMTYEWLDGHGCADLRRRAIMVVNGVSRRSMGDVEQAEAVARGRCRAIVRVPWEDELAPDRSERVEPSHLRAAGRRAYLALAGVVVAGFGAAQAVRSSEEELAQ, from the coding sequence GTGGACCTGCCCACCTATACCAACATCTGGCGGATCGAGAAGCGGCTCTACAAGCTGTACGACCTACGGCTGCCCATGCCGCTTCCGATTGTCTGGATCGGCGTCTTCGTGGGTGTGGTGGTGCCCTGGTCGCTGCTGCTCTACCTGCTGGGCCTGCCTCTCGAGGCGCCCTGGCACGTGGTCTACCTCGTGCCGCCGGGGATCGTCACCTGGCTCTCCACCCGGCCGGTGATCGAGAGCAAGAGGCTGACCGAGCTCCTCCAGTCGCAGCTCCGTTACGTCGGCGAGCCCCGCACCTGGTGCCGGATGGCTCCCACCTCCGAACCCTCGGAGATCAGTCTGACCGGCCGGGTCTGGCGGGCGGCACCCCAGCGGGCGGCACCGGTCCGCGTCAAGTCCTCACGCAGGGCCAGGCACGCCCAGGCGAAGCGCGCCGCGTCCTCCCGGCAGGTCCGCCCCGCCGTGGCCGCCGCCGCGGCCGCGGCGGCCGCGGGGCCTGCCGCCCGCGAGCAGGTCGCCTGGGGTACGGCTCCCGCCCCTCGCCGGGGCACCGCCCCGGCTCTCGGGCAGGCCACAGCCGAGACGCCCGGCGGTGGCACGCCCGCCGTGTCCGTTCCCGAGACACCGGTCGAACGGGTCTTCCTCGCCCCGCCGCCCATGACCTCCGGCGCGCGGGTCAAGGCCCAGGCCGATCCCGCTCCCGCCATGCCGCCCGCACCGGTCTCCGCGACCGGTTCCGAGCGGGCTCCCGCCGCACCGGCGGCCCCGATCGACACCGAGGCGTTGCGACGGCTGCGCAGGCTCGCCGCCTCAGCCGAGGCCGAACGCGCCACGGCTCCGCCTCCGGCACAGCCCGAGCGGCCCGTGTCCGCTGAGCGGTCCGTTCCCGCTGACCGGCCTGTGTCCGCTGGCCGGTCCGTGTCCGCCGACCGGCTTGTGTCGGCCGCCCCGCCGTCCGTTGACCGGCCCCTTCCCGCCGAGCGGTCCGCGCCCACCGACCGTTCCCCGGCAGCCGCCGAACACGCCGAGCAGTCTCCCGCCACACCGCGATTCGTCGGGCCGGCTCCGACCGGGAGGCGTCCCGCCACACCCCGGGTGAAGGCGGACGAGAGTCCAGCGGAGCCGGAGACCGGGAGGGACGAGGACCCGTGGGCCCGCTACCGCGAGGATCAGCCGGGGGCACAGGCCGCCGAGACGCGGCGGGCGCGACCACAGGAGCGGCCCGCGGGGACGCCGCCCGGCATCTCGATCCGGGCGGTTCCCTCGGGGGCCGAAGACAAGGCCGACCCGGTGACGCCCGCTGTGGCGCTGCCCAAGGCTCCCCAGGGTGAGGCCAGGGTGCGCCGGGTGGAGTCGGTCGTCGGCCGTGACTCCTCGGGCGGCTGGCGGCGGCTGGCCCAGGTGGTCATCGGACCCGGGGGCACGGGCCGTATGGACGGAGCGGAGGTCGACGAGGCACGGGCCAGGGCGGTGTTCAACGGCAGCCGCCGGGTGGTGGTGCTGGGGTGCACCGGCGGCGCCGGGCAGACCACGACCGCGCTCATGCTCGGGCACACCCTCGCCCGCTACCGGGAGGACCGGGTGCTCGCGGTCGACGCCGGCGTCGGCATCCACGCCCTGTCCAGCCGGATCCAGGGCGAATCACCCGAGACCCTGACCTCTCTGCTGGCCGGACTCGACAACGTCCACGGCTACCTGGGCATGCGCGCCTACACCAGCCGCTGCGCCTCGGGCCTCGAGGTCATCGCCGGTGACAGCGACTCCGGTGCCGAGCAGCGGCTGTCGGACCGCACGCTCTTCTCCGACCGGCGGCTCAGCCAGACCATGGACATGCTGGACCGGCACTACAAACTGATCGTCATGGACCCGGCGGCGGCACTGGCCGCGCGGGTGCTGCCCTACGCCGACCAGCTCGTCCTGGTGGTCCCGGCCAGCCAGGACGGGCCGGACGCGGTGGCGATGACCTACGAGTGGCTTGACGGACACGGCTGCGCGGACCTCCGGCGACGCGCGATCATGGTCGTCAACGGGGTGAGCCGCCGCAGCATGGGCGATGTGGAACAGGCCGAGGCGGTGGCCCGGGGCAGGTGCCGGGCGATCGTGCGGGTTCCCTGGGAGGACGAGCTGGCCCCCGACAGGTCCGAGCGGGTGGAGCCGTCCCACCTGCGGGCAGCCGGTCGGCGGGCGTATCTCGCCCTGGCAGGAGTCGTGGTGGCGGGTTTCGGAGCGGCGCAGGCGGTTCGATCCAGCGAGGAGGAATTGGCCCAGTGA
- a CDS encoding conjugal transfer protein, protein MNGVRAPFERFTRQGAAGGSPSVSADTEFPLSRATSFASQFAAVYLNFEAIRSQERAARLAPYLPDGAEAQFGWDGLGRMAAGAVQPYGTEIVDRDNAVVTLAFQSGNRRQLLSVPVFHDSQTDRFVVSGRPGILPAPTPANLPPVSAGERDEAAEAELRTPLADFFKAYAASDTASLQRYAAAGVTLEGFGGAFTFVQLKSLSVPLVGGATRDVTATVVWGVPSGATPSPGSTPSDPGDMSGKLEQAYLLTVVKQGDKWFVKDIRGAQRSVG, encoded by the coding sequence GTGAACGGGGTCCGTGCGCCTTTTGAACGTTTTACCCGGCAGGGCGCCGCTGGTGGGTCGCCTTCCGTTTCCGCCGACACCGAATTCCCCCTCAGCCGGGCGACCTCTTTCGCCAGCCAGTTCGCCGCCGTCTATCTGAATTTCGAGGCCATCCGTTCCCAGGAAAGGGCGGCGAGGCTCGCGCCCTACCTGCCCGACGGCGCCGAAGCGCAGTTCGGCTGGGACGGGCTCGGCCGGATGGCCGCCGGCGCGGTCCAGCCGTACGGCACCGAGATCGTCGACAGGGACAACGCCGTGGTGACCCTCGCGTTCCAGTCGGGAAACCGCCGCCAGCTCCTGTCGGTGCCGGTGTTCCACGACAGCCAGACGGACCGGTTCGTGGTCTCCGGACGGCCGGGCATCCTGCCGGCGCCGACGCCCGCGAACCTGCCCCCGGTGTCCGCGGGCGAGAGGGACGAGGCCGCCGAGGCCGAGCTCCGCACGCCGCTGGCCGACTTCTTCAAAGCCTACGCCGCGAGTGACACCGCGTCCCTGCAGCGCTACGCCGCCGCCGGCGTCACCCTGGAGGGGTTCGGCGGCGCGTTCACCTTCGTGCAGCTCAAGAGCCTTTCCGTCCCGCTCGTCGGCGGGGCCACCCGCGACGTCACCGCCACGGTCGTGTGGGGCGTGCCCTCGGGCGCGACCCCGTCCCCGGGTTCCACGCCCTCCGACCCCGGAGACATGAGCGGGAAGCTGGAGCAGGCCTACCTGCTGACGGTGGTCAAGCAGGGCGACAAGTGGTTCGTCAAGGACATCCGCGGCGCGCAACGGTCTGTGGGGTAG
- the ychF gene encoding redox-regulated ATPase YchF, which yields MSLSIGIVGLPNVGKSTLFNALTKTANALAANYPFATIEPNVGIVGVPDPRLEKLAEIFGSAKILPAKVEFVDIAGLVRGASEGQGRGNQFLANIRETDAICQVIRVFTDPDVTHVDGDVAPERDIETINTELILADLQTLEKAIPRLQKESRTNKDRRSTMEAAEAAVKLLDGGTTLYAGAKGAGIDVADLRELHLLTTKPFLYAFNLDADELTDEDLRARLAAIVAPAEAVFLDAKIESELVELPDDEALELLQSVGQEQSGLSQLAHVGFETLGLQTYLTAGPKETRAWTIRKGATAPEAAGVIHTDFQRGFIKAEIVSFDELVEAGSIAAARQAGKARIEGKDYVMRDGDVVEFRFNV from the coding sequence GTGAGCCTGAGCATCGGCATCGTCGGATTGCCCAACGTCGGTAAGTCAACGCTTTTCAACGCGCTGACGAAGACCGCGAACGCCCTGGCGGCGAACTACCCGTTCGCCACCATCGAGCCCAACGTGGGCATCGTCGGCGTTCCCGACCCACGTCTGGAGAAGCTGGCCGAGATCTTCGGCTCAGCGAAGATCCTGCCGGCGAAGGTCGAGTTCGTCGACATCGCCGGGCTGGTCCGCGGTGCCTCCGAAGGGCAGGGGCGGGGTAACCAGTTTCTCGCCAACATCCGCGAGACCGACGCCATCTGCCAGGTCATCCGGGTCTTCACCGACCCGGACGTGACCCACGTGGACGGTGACGTCGCCCCCGAGCGCGACATCGAGACGATCAACACCGAGCTGATCCTCGCCGACCTGCAGACCCTGGAGAAGGCGATCCCCCGCCTCCAGAAGGAGTCCAGGACCAACAAGGACCGCAGGTCCACGATGGAGGCGGCGGAGGCGGCGGTCAAGCTCCTCGACGGCGGCACCACGCTGTACGCCGGGGCCAAGGGCGCCGGGATCGACGTGGCCGACCTGCGCGAGCTGCACCTGCTGACCACCAAGCCGTTCCTCTACGCGTTCAATCTCGACGCCGACGAGCTGACGGACGAGGATCTGCGAGCCCGGCTGGCGGCGATCGTCGCGCCGGCCGAGGCGGTCTTCCTGGACGCCAAGATCGAGTCCGAGCTCGTCGAGCTCCCCGACGACGAGGCGCTGGAGCTCCTGCAGTCCGTCGGCCAGGAGCAGTCCGGTCTGTCCCAGCTCGCCCATGTCGGATTCGAGACCCTCGGTCTGCAGACCTACCTGACCGCCGGTCCCAAGGAGACCCGGGCCTGGACGATCCGCAAGGGGGCCACCGCACCCGAGGCGGCCGGGGTCATCCACACCGACTTCCAGCGCGGCTTCATCAAGGCCGAGATCGTCTCCTTCGACGAGCTGGTCGAGGCCGGCTCCATCGCCGCCGCCCGTCAGGCCGGCAAGGCCCGCATCGAGGGCAAGGACTACGTGATGCGCGACGGCGACGTCGTGGAGTTCCGCTTCAACGTCTAG
- a CDS encoding DNA recombination protein RmuC, producing the protein MALVFQLAVGLAAGLAIGFLMGRARASEGATDMGARLAEAEARAKVAEEKVAYVEGQLAERFQALSARALDVNNLRFLELAETRLAAGRTEAAGELEQRRQAVEHMIEPLKDTLARVETQLRDTQSGQRAAHAELAKHIDVVRESNDQLRGQTTALVRALQRPEARGRWGELQLRRVAEIAGMQRYCDFDEQASATTADGVLRPDMVVRLAGGKNVVVDSKVSLAAYLEAAESGDPDYQSARLDSHARHVREHVDRLAAKAYWQAFSPAPEFVVLFIPGEAFLAPALERDPALLEYAMRRRVHIATPTTLITMLRTTQYAWQQAALSENARAVFELGKELYERLGTMGRNMESMGRSLSRAVEAYNRTVGSLETRVLVSARKLNDLGLVEAELDGPGTVEDLPRALTSPELLEEERSSSPLMSRLNGKLTNDLP; encoded by the coding sequence ATGGCACTCGTTTTCCAGCTCGCCGTGGGACTCGCCGCGGGACTCGCGATCGGATTCCTGATGGGCCGGGCTCGTGCCTCTGAGGGAGCGACGGACATGGGGGCACGCCTGGCCGAGGCCGAGGCCCGGGCGAAGGTCGCCGAGGAGAAGGTCGCCTACGTCGAGGGGCAGCTCGCCGAACGGTTCCAGGCCCTGTCGGCTCGCGCGCTCGATGTCAACAACCTGCGTTTCCTGGAGCTGGCCGAGACCCGGCTGGCCGCCGGCCGTACCGAGGCCGCCGGAGAGCTGGAGCAGCGCAGACAGGCGGTCGAGCACATGATCGAGCCGTTGAAGGACACCCTGGCCCGCGTCGAGACGCAGTTGCGCGACACCCAGTCGGGCCAGCGGGCCGCCCACGCCGAGCTGGCCAAGCACATCGACGTCGTCCGCGAGAGCAACGACCAGCTCCGCGGCCAGACGACCGCGCTGGTGCGCGCCCTGCAGCGCCCGGAGGCCAGGGGCCGGTGGGGGGAGCTCCAGCTCCGCAGGGTCGCCGAGATCGCCGGGATGCAGCGCTACTGCGACTTCGACGAGCAGGCGAGCGCCACCACCGCCGACGGCGTTCTCCGGCCCGACATGGTCGTACGGCTGGCCGGCGGCAAGAACGTCGTGGTCGACTCCAAGGTCTCCCTGGCCGCCTACCTGGAGGCCGCCGAGTCCGGCGACCCCGACTACCAGTCGGCCCGGCTCGACTCCCACGCCCGGCACGTGCGCGAGCACGTGGACCGGCTCGCCGCCAAGGCCTACTGGCAGGCGTTCAGCCCGGCGCCGGAGTTCGTGGTGCTGTTCATCCCGGGCGAGGCGTTCCTGGCCCCGGCTCTGGAGCGCGATCCCGCCCTGCTGGAGTACGCCATGCGGCGGCGGGTCCACATTGCCACACCCACCACGCTGATCACCATGCTCCGCACGACCCAGTACGCCTGGCAGCAGGCCGCGCTCAGCGAGAACGCGCGAGCGGTCTTCGAGCTGGGCAAGGAGCTCTACGAACGGCTGGGCACCATGGGACGGAACATGGAGTCGATGGGCCGGTCGCTGAGCAGAGCCGTGGAGGCCTACAACCGCACGGTCGGCTCCCTGGAGACCCGGGTGCTGGTGAGCGCGCGCAAGCTGAACGACCTGGGACTGGTCGAGGCCGAACTGGACGGACCCGGAACGGTCGAGGACCTGCCACGCGCGCTGACCTCGCCCGAACTGCTGGAAGAGGAGAGGTCAAGCTCCCCTCTGATGTCCCGGCTGAACGGTAAATTGACGAACGACCTGCCCTAG
- a CDS encoding DUF6542 domain-containing protein — protein MSERKRGGGIRLTARGAMTSVLASTLVGGVLQALFVLPALAGVAFVAGCTAAVSLVNRRDLLSLVVSPPLIFLVATLIVEVVRALGTASPIQAFSLGMLTVLSAGAPWLFGGSIVVLLVAWRRGLAQCVRDLREELRAAGPDIPRPRSGSDYAPEPEGYFEPKVYGTPREGQ, from the coding sequence GTGAGCGAGCGGAAGCGCGGTGGCGGCATCCGGCTGACCGCCCGGGGCGCGATGACGTCGGTGCTGGCGTCCACACTGGTGGGCGGTGTCCTGCAGGCGTTATTCGTGCTGCCCGCGCTGGCCGGGGTGGCGTTCGTGGCCGGCTGCACGGCCGCGGTGTCGCTGGTGAACCGGCGGGACCTGCTCTCGCTGGTGGTGTCCCCACCGCTGATCTTCCTGGTGGCCACGCTGATCGTCGAGGTGGTCCGGGCGCTGGGCACGGCCTCGCCGATCCAGGCGTTCAGCCTTGGCATGCTCACCGTGCTGTCGGCCGGTGCTCCATGGCTGTTCGGCGGCTCGATCGTGGTCCTGCTCGTCGCATGGCGCCGCGGGCTCGCCCAGTGTGTCCGCGATCTGCGCGAGGAGCTGCGGGCGGCAGGACCGGACATCCCCCGTCCGAGGAGCGGCAGCGACTACGCCCCCGAGCCCGAGGGCTATTTCGAACCCAAGGTGTACGGCACGCCCCGCGAAGGTCAGTGA
- a CDS encoding 4-hydroxy-3-methylbut-2-enyl diphosphate reductase: MTSTTPATRRVLVAKPRGYCAGVDRAVQAVEKALEQYGAPIYVRKQIVHNTHVVKTLEARGAIFVEETEQVPEGAIVVFSAHGVSPAVHREAAQRSLRTIDATCPLVTKVHNEARRFASQDYDILLIGHEGHEEVEGTAGEAPDHIRLVDGLDAVGAVQVKDPDRLVWLSQTTLSVDETVETVSRLKERFPNLIDPPSDDICYATQNRQVAVKEIAAQAQLVIVVGSENSSNSKRLVEVALDHGADASYLVDDASLIKDEWLDGVTTVGVTSGASVPEELVAEVLARLAAHGFNDVEEVESVEESVRFALPHELRKDLRATV, from the coding sequence ATGACTTCAACGACCCCCGCGACCCGACGCGTACTTGTGGCCAAGCCCCGTGGTTACTGCGCGGGGGTCGATCGAGCGGTCCAGGCCGTCGAGAAGGCCCTTGAGCAGTACGGCGCGCCGATCTACGTCCGCAAGCAGATCGTCCACAACACCCATGTGGTCAAGACGCTGGAGGCGCGCGGAGCGATCTTCGTAGAGGAGACCGAGCAGGTGCCCGAGGGCGCGATCGTGGTCTTCTCCGCCCACGGAGTCTCTCCGGCGGTCCACCGGGAAGCCGCCCAGCGCAGCCTCAGGACGATCGACGCCACCTGCCCGCTGGTGACGAAGGTGCACAACGAGGCCAGGCGCTTCGCGTCCCAGGACTACGACATCCTGCTCATCGGTCATGAGGGCCACGAGGAGGTCGAGGGCACCGCGGGCGAGGCCCCCGACCACATCCGGCTCGTCGACGGCCTCGACGCGGTCGGCGCCGTCCAGGTGAAGGACCCCGACCGGCTGGTGTGGCTGTCGCAGACCACCTTGTCGGTGGACGAGACCGTCGAGACGGTCTCCCGGCTCAAGGAGCGTTTCCCGAACCTCATCGACCCGCCGAGCGACGACATCTGCTACGCCACCCAGAACCGCCAGGTCGCGGTGAAGGAGATCGCCGCCCAGGCCCAGCTCGTCATCGTCGTCGGCTCAGAGAACTCCTCCAACTCCAAGCGCCTGGTAGAGGTCGCCCTCGACCACGGCGCCGACGCGTCCTACCTGGTCGACGACGCCTCACTCATCAAGGACGAGTGGCTCGACGGCGTCACCACGGTCGGTGTGACGAGTGGCGCCTCGGTCCCCGAGGAGCTCGTCGCCGAGGTCCTGGCCCGCCTCGCCGCGCACGGGTTCAACGACGTCGAGGAGGTCGAGTCCGTCGAGGAGAGCGTCCGCTTCGCCCTCCCGCACGAGCTCCGCAAGGACCTGCGAGCCACCGTCTGA
- the xseA gene encoding exodeoxyribonuclease VII large subunit: MSSKTTPEQPLPVRTVLQMVGGWIGKLGTVWVEGQITELTARGGTVFLTLRDPVANVSARVTCPRGVYEATVPRPVDGVRVVMHLKPDFWVNKGSFAFTALEMRPVGVGELLARLERLRQVLAAEGLFGVDRKRRLPFLPGTVGLICGRDSAAERDVLENSRRRWPAVRFKVEPVAVQGPYAVGEVTEALRKFDADGEVDVIVIARGGGSMEDLLPFSDEALVRAVAACRTPVVSAIGHEQDNPLLDLVADVRASTPTDAAKKVVPDVGEQLTLVRQLRDRGRRVAGGWLDRETAWLAAVRTRPSLADPVREIERRAEQAEQLRDRARRSLTGSLDRAQDSLGHLRARLVSLSPAATLERGYAIVQRPSGDVVRLAGDVAPGDELTIRFPDDRVTVRRDAAT; this comes from the coding sequence ATGAGCTCGAAGACCACTCCGGAACAGCCACTCCCGGTCCGCACGGTGCTGCAGATGGTCGGCGGCTGGATCGGCAAACTCGGCACCGTCTGGGTGGAGGGGCAGATCACCGAGTTGACCGCCCGCGGCGGCACGGTGTTCCTGACGTTGCGTGACCCCGTGGCCAACGTGTCGGCCCGGGTCACCTGCCCCCGTGGCGTCTACGAGGCGACCGTCCCCCGGCCGGTGGACGGCGTCCGGGTCGTCATGCACCTTAAACCGGACTTTTGGGTAAATAAGGGGTCTTTCGCGTTCACCGCGCTGGAGATGCGGCCGGTCGGCGTCGGCGAACTGCTGGCCCGGCTGGAGCGGCTACGCCAGGTGCTCGCCGCCGAGGGACTCTTCGGCGTCGACCGCAAGCGGCGGCTGCCGTTCCTGCCCGGCACCGTCGGACTCATCTGCGGCCGTGACTCGGCCGCCGAACGCGACGTGCTGGAAAACTCGCGACGCCGCTGGCCGGCGGTGCGGTTCAAGGTCGAGCCCGTGGCCGTGCAGGGACCGTACGCGGTCGGCGAGGTCACCGAGGCCCTGCGGAAGTTCGACGCGGACGGCGAGGTCGACGTCATCGTGATCGCACGGGGCGGCGGGTCCATGGAGGACCTGCTGCCCTTCTCCGACGAGGCGCTGGTCCGGGCGGTCGCCGCGTGCCGGACCCCGGTGGTCAGCGCGATCGGCCACGAGCAGGACAACCCGCTGCTCGACCTGGTCGCCGACGTGCGGGCGTCCACCCCCACGGACGCCGCCAAGAAGGTCGTGCCGGACGTCGGCGAGCAGCTCACGCTGGTGCGCCAGCTCCGTGACCGGGGCCGCCGGGTGGCCGGTGGCTGGCTGGACCGTGAGACGGCATGGTTGGCGGCGGTCCGCACCCGTCCCTCGCTGGCCGACCCGGTCCGGGAGATCGAGCGCAGGGCCGAGCAGGCCGAACAGCTCAGGGACCGGGCGAGGCGGTCGCTCACCGGCTCCCTGGACCGCGCCCAGGATTCCCTGGGACACCTGCGGGCACGACTGGTCTCCCTCTCCCCCGCCGCCACCCTGGAACGCGGCTACGCGATCGTGCAGCGCCCCTCGGGCGACGTCGTACGGCTGGCGGGCGACGTCGCACCCGGTGACGAGCTGACGATCCGCTTCCCCGACGACAGGGTGACGGTCAGGAGGGATGCCGCCACGTGA